One part of the Pueribacillus theae genome encodes these proteins:
- a CDS encoding acyl-CoA dehydrogenase family protein has product MAETTILEVQKEDRPYFTEEHRMFRESLRKFLEKEVVPNFNQWEKDGIIPRSVWTKMGEKGFLCPWVDEKYGGMGVNFGFAAILGEEIWRIGAGLSGFGTHSNIIVPYIDSFGTEEQKRKYLPGCVNGDIVTAVAMTEPGAGSDLAGISTTAVRDGDHYIINGQKTFITNGIHSDLIIVACKTDPKANPAHRGISLILVERDTPGFSRGRKLDKVGMHSQDTAELIFEDAKVPVSNLLGEEGKGFYYLMTKLQQERLVCAINAQSAAEDMLQMTAKYVKEREAFGRPISKFQNTQFKIAEMATEVQIGRTFLDDLIMRHINKEDIVTKVSMAKMWITDMAKRVAGECMQLHGGYGYMEEYEIARRYRDIPVTSIFAGSNEIMKVIISKNLNL; this is encoded by the coding sequence ATGGCTGAGACAACCATTTTAGAAGTGCAGAAAGAAGACCGTCCTTATTTTACAGAAGAGCATCGCATGTTCCGGGAATCGTTGCGCAAATTTTTAGAGAAAGAAGTTGTTCCCAACTTCAATCAATGGGAAAAAGACGGAATCATCCCTCGTTCAGTCTGGACGAAAATGGGAGAAAAAGGATTCCTCTGCCCGTGGGTTGATGAAAAATACGGAGGAATGGGAGTGAACTTCGGTTTCGCAGCCATTCTGGGAGAAGAAATTTGGAGAATCGGTGCTGGATTGAGTGGTTTTGGCACGCATAGCAACATCATCGTTCCGTATATCGATTCTTTTGGCACAGAGGAACAAAAGAGAAAATATTTACCTGGTTGTGTAAACGGTGACATTGTCACAGCTGTAGCGATGACAGAACCAGGCGCGGGATCAGATCTTGCCGGAATTAGTACGACAGCGGTAAGAGACGGCGATCATTATATCATCAACGGACAAAAAACGTTTATTACGAATGGCATCCATTCTGATTTAATTATCGTGGCTTGTAAAACGGATCCAAAAGCCAATCCGGCACACCGAGGAATAAGCCTAATTCTTGTGGAAAGAGATACACCGGGATTTTCACGGGGAAGAAAATTAGACAAGGTGGGAATGCACAGCCAGGATACAGCCGAACTTATTTTCGAAGATGCAAAAGTTCCAGTATCGAATCTTCTTGGTGAGGAAGGAAAAGGCTTTTATTATTTAATGACAAAACTTCAACAAGAAAGATTAGTCTGTGCAATCAACGCACAATCCGCTGCAGAAGATATGCTGCAAATGACGGCGAAGTATGTGAAGGAGCGGGAAGCATTCGGACGGCCGATCAGTAAATTTCAAAATACGCAATTTAAAATTGCTGAAATGGCGACCGAAGTCCAAATTGGACGTACTTTCCTTGATGATCTCATCATGAGACATATAAATAAAGAAGATATTGTCACAAAAGTATCAATGGCGAAGATGTGGATCACAGATATGGCTAAGCGAGTTGCGGGTGAATGTATGCAGCTGCACGGAGGATATGGCTATATGGAAGAATATGAAATTGCACGCCGTTACCGGGACATTCCAGTCACATCCATTTTTGCAGGTTCAAATGAAATTATGAAAGTGATCATTTCAAAGAATTTGAATCTTTAA
- a CDS encoding AMP-binding protein, translating into MATFDAVPAIITDLMAGHAKYTPNKLALIFEEKRISWEELNTRINKVANTLIKNGLKKGDKVAVFMSNMVESIEIMFGIIKAGGVLVPLSTMLEANTLLNMIHSADSQMLFISSDYEFLINEMKDKLRLSDHNIITVGLGSEKCMKFETFIANASSEEPNVTLEFNDDCIILYSSGTTGVPKGILHTHYSRFIFSIRLAISKGIDQRTKMLLTTPFYTNSTWAPMLPTLVTGGTIISMKKFDAAQFLKLSEKEKPTHSLMVPTQYYMVLNEKDFDSYDVSSYKRLISVASPLHKQMKLKIIEKFNCEFTELYGLTEGIGTILLPEDVLKKPDSVGIPTFGTDIRIIDEEGKELPKGEAGEIVGYGSVMMKGYYKLPDKTKEVMWIKDGKIFLKTGDMGKFDEDGFLYILGRKKDMIVSGGLNIYSADIENVLASHRDVSECAVIGIPHEKWGETPLAFATVKDESRVSHQELKNWLNERLNKYQRVQDVEIISDFPRNALGKILKRELRERYS; encoded by the coding sequence TTGGCGACCTTTGATGCTGTTCCAGCAATTATTACAGATTTGATGGCGGGCCATGCAAAATACACACCTAATAAACTGGCTCTTATTTTTGAAGAAAAGCGCATTTCATGGGAAGAATTAAATACGCGAATAAACAAAGTTGCAAATACATTGATTAAAAATGGATTAAAAAAAGGCGACAAAGTTGCTGTTTTTATGTCCAACATGGTTGAAAGCATTGAAATCATGTTCGGGATTATTAAAGCCGGCGGCGTGCTGGTTCCGCTCTCAACAATGTTGGAAGCGAATACATTGCTTAATATGATTCATAGCGCGGATTCTCAGATGTTATTTATTAGCTCAGATTACGAATTTTTAATTAATGAAATGAAAGACAAACTTCGTCTTTCGGATCATAACATTATCACAGTCGGCTTGGGCAGCGAAAAATGTATGAAATTTGAGACGTTCATCGCGAATGCTTCATCAGAAGAACCTAATGTGACTTTAGAATTTAATGATGACTGCATCATCCTTTACAGCTCTGGAACGACAGGGGTTCCAAAAGGCATTTTGCACACTCATTATTCACGCTTTATTTTTTCGATAAGGCTTGCGATTAGTAAAGGGATTGACCAACGGACGAAGATGCTGTTAACGACGCCCTTTTATACAAATAGTACTTGGGCCCCTATGCTGCCGACATTAGTTACTGGTGGAACAATCATTAGTATGAAAAAATTTGATGCTGCTCAATTTCTTAAATTGAGCGAAAAAGAAAAACCGACACATTCGTTAATGGTTCCAACTCAATATTATATGGTGTTAAATGAAAAGGATTTCGATTCATATGATGTGTCATCTTATAAGCGTCTTATTTCAGTAGCTTCTCCTCTTCATAAACAAATGAAATTAAAAATTATTGAAAAGTTTAATTGTGAATTCACGGAACTTTACGGGTTAACCGAAGGGATAGGAACCATTCTCTTGCCCGAAGACGTTTTGAAAAAGCCCGACTCAGTTGGAATTCCTACATTCGGTACAGATATTCGAATTATTGATGAGGAAGGAAAGGAATTGCCTAAAGGGGAAGCGGGAGAAATCGTTGGGTATGGCTCAGTCATGATGAAAGGGTATTACAAACTTCCAGACAAAACAAAAGAAGTGATGTGGATAAAAGATGGGAAAATATTTCTCAAAACAGGTGATATGGGAAAATTCGATGAAGATGGCTTCCTATATATTTTAGGAAGAAAAAAAGACATGATTGTCTCAGGAGGGTTAAACATCTATTCAGCAGACATAGAGAATGTCCTTGCTTCACACCGTGATGTCTCTGAATGTGCAGTGATTGGTATCCCACACGAAAAATGGGGTGAAACTCCGCTTGCCTTTGCAACGGTAAAGGATGAATCAAGAGTTTCTCACCAAGAGTTAAAAAACTGGCTTAATGAACGCTTAAATAAATATCAGCGAGTTCAAGACGTTGAAATTATTTCAGATTTCCCGAGAAATGCATTAGGGAAAATTTTAAAAAGGGAATTGCGAGAAAGATACAGTTAA